One genomic region from Cyanobium usitatum str. Tous encodes:
- a CDS encoding nucleoside triphosphate pyrophosphohydrolase family protein, whose protein sequence is MDFQLYQERCRATALYPDAGANPIYPTLGLCGEAGEVADKVKKVLRDHQGNFSPEVIADLKLELGDVLWYVAQLATELGLELEQIAQTNIDKLASRAARNVIGGSGDRR, encoded by the coding sequence GTGGATTTTCAGTTGTACCAAGAGCGTTGCCGCGCCACGGCCCTCTACCCCGATGCCGGCGCCAACCCCATCTATCCCACCCTGGGGCTGTGCGGTGAGGCTGGCGAGGTGGCCGACAAGGTCAAAAAGGTGCTGCGCGACCATCAGGGCAACTTCTCGCCTGAAGTGATTGCAGACCTGAAGCTCGAGCTTGGTGATGTGCTCTGGTACGTGGCCCAGCTTGCGACCGAACTTGGCCTGGAGCTAGAGCAAATTGCCCAGACCAACATCGACAAACTGGCCAGCCGCGCCGCCCGTAACGTGATTGGAGGCAGTGGTGACAGGCGGTGA
- a CDS encoding YggT family protein, which produces MDALSFLLQVLAQTLSIYTLVLLVRVLLSWFPNLDWGNPVLSTVSSITDPYLNAFRGLIPPLGGLDLSAIVAFIALQLVQSLLEGASVSVLGAGY; this is translated from the coding sequence ATGGACGCCCTGAGTTTCCTGCTGCAGGTTCTGGCCCAGACCCTCAGCATCTACACCCTGGTGTTGCTGGTGCGGGTGTTGCTGAGCTGGTTTCCCAATCTCGACTGGGGCAATCCGGTGCTCTCGACGGTGAGCTCGATCACCGATCCCTACCTCAACGCCTTCCGCGGCCTGATTCCGCCCCTAGGCGGCCTCGACCTTTCGGCGATCGTGGCCTTCATTGCCTTGCAACTGGTGCAGAGCCTGCTCGAAGGCGCCAGCGTTTCGGTGCTGGGAGCTGGCTACTGA
- the scpB gene encoding SMC-Scp complex subunit ScpB gives MQSTGLIQGLSLPARMEAILYLKGRPLSLAELAEIAAVSREEAELGLITLITDYAHRDTALEVRQEGNRYSLQLRDGLADLVQNLLPVDLSTAALRTLATIALKKRILQSDLVELRGSGAYDHIKELLAQNFIERKRQSEGRSYWLTLSEKFHRTFAIKAEADLWKQAA, from the coding sequence ATGCAAAGCACGGGGCTGATTCAGGGCCTATCCCTGCCCGCCCGGATGGAGGCGATCCTCTACTTGAAAGGCCGGCCCCTCAGCCTGGCAGAGCTGGCTGAGATCGCTGCGGTTAGCCGAGAGGAGGCGGAGCTTGGCTTGATCACCTTGATCACCGATTACGCCCACCGGGATACGGCCCTGGAAGTGCGCCAGGAGGGCAACCGCTACAGCCTGCAGCTGCGCGATGGGCTGGCCGACCTGGTTCAGAACCTCCTGCCCGTGGACCTATCCACTGCCGCCCTGCGCACCCTGGCCACGATTGCGCTCAAAAAACGGATCTTGCAATCGGATCTAGTCGAGCTGCGCGGCTCCGGCGCCTACGACCACATCAAGGAGCTACTAGCCCAAAATTTCATCGAGCGCAAGCGCCAAAGCGAGGGCCGCTCCTACTGGCTCACCCTCAGCGAGAAGTTCCACCGCACCTTTGCTATCAAGGCTGAGGCTGACCTGTGGAAGCAAGCTGCCTAG